A single region of the Alosa alosa isolate M-15738 ecotype Scorff River chromosome 6, AALO_Geno_1.1, whole genome shotgun sequence genome encodes:
- the LOC125295622 gene encoding 5'(3')-deoxyribonucleotidase, mitochondrial-like, translating into MPLLPRILRLVRQETSSIYCHWRYLSSMSSAKKLRVLVDMDGVIADFEGGFLKKYRARYPNEPFITLEDRRGFWVSTQYGQLRSDLCEKAISIWESKDFFTELEPLPGGVEAVKEMAKMENTDVFICTSPIRFYNHCPYEKYAWVEKHLGPDFLEQIILTRDKTVVSGDILIDDKPDILGVEPNPTWEHVLFTACHNKHMPPCPSRRRLLSWADDWKGILESKRR; encoded by the exons ATGCCATTATTGCCAAGGATATTACGCTTGGTAAGACAGGAGACTTCCTCTATCTACTGTCATTGGAGGTATTTATCAAGCATGTCCTCTGCAAAGAAATTGCGGGTCCTGGTGGACATGGATGGGGTCATAGCAGATTTCGAAGGTGGATTTCTGAAGAAGTACCGAGCGAGATATCCAAACGAACCCTTCATCACCTTAGAGGACCGAAGAGGATTTTGGGTGTCAACTCAATACGGCCAGCTAAGAAGTGACCTCTGC GAGAAAGCCATCAGCATCTGGGAATCCAAGGACTTCTTCACTGAGCTGGAACCTCTACCGGGAGGCGTGGAGGCGGTCAAAGAGATGGCCAAAATGGAGAA CACAGATGTTTTTATTTGCACCAGTCCAATCAGATTCTACAACCACTGTCCTTATGAGAAG TATGCATGGGTGGAAAAACACCTGGGACCTGACTTCCTAGAACAGATCATCCTGACGCGAGACAAAACCGTGGTGTCAGGCGACATCCTCATCGACGACAAGCCGGATATACTGG GGGTGGAGCCCAACCCTACCTGGGAGCATGTGCTGTTCACGGCGTGCCACAACAAGCACATGCCCCCCTGCCCCTCGCGCCGACGCCTCCTGTCCTGGGCAGACGACTGGAAGGGCATCCTGGAGAGCAAGCGACGCTGA